A genomic region of Pseudopipra pipra isolate bDixPip1 chromosome W, bDixPip1.hap1, whole genome shotgun sequence contains the following coding sequences:
- the LOC135405584 gene encoding zinc finger protein 253-like, protein SLSQNSELVVPEQPPSREKPFRCLECGKSFKASTTLLIHKHIHTGERPYTCGECGKNFNCSSHLIRHKRIHTGERPYKCGECGKRFRDSSTLLTHQHIHTGERPYTCGECGKSFNCSSNLRNHCRVHTGERPYTCRECGKSFSDISTLRSHQRIHTREQPYTCEECGKSFRTSSSLLVHQRIHTGERPYKCLECGKRFQTSSHLLLHQRTHTDEMPFRCTDCGKGFKQSSTLVTHRRIHTGERPYKCLECGKRFQTSSHLLRHEQTHTDERPFRCTDCGKSFKQNSALITHRRIHTGERPYKCGECGKSFAQSSTLTRHQR, encoded by the coding sequence agcttgagccagaactctgagctggtggtccctgagcagcctcccagcagagagaagcccttcaggtgcttggaatgtgggaagagcttcaaggCCAGCACCACCCTCCTCATCCACAaacacatccacactggggagcggccctacacatgtggggaatgtgggaagaacttcaactgcagctcccacctgatccgacacaagcgcatccacactggggaacggccctacaagtgtggggagtgtgggaagagattcagggacagctccaccctcctcacccaccagcacatccacactggggaacggccctacacgtgtggggaatgtgggaagagcttcaactgcagctccaacctACGCAACCACTGTCGtgtccacactggggaacgaccctacacatgtagggaatgtgggaagagcttcagtgacatcTCCACCCTCCGCagccaccagcgcatccacaccagAGAgcagccctacacgtgtgaggagtgtgggaagagcttcaggacgAGCTCTAGCCTCCTTGTCCACCAACGCATCCACACcggagaacggccctacaagtgcttggaatgtgggaagagatttcagaccagctcacatctcctcctgcaccagcggacacacacggatgagatgcccttccgctgcactgactgcgggaagggcttcaagcagagctccacccttgtcacccaccggcgcattcACACCGGGGAgcggccctacaagtgcttggaatgtgggaagaggtttcagacgagctcacatctcctcaggcatgagcagacacacacagatgagaggcccttccgctgcaccgactgcgggaagagcttcaagcagaactccgCCCTTATCACCCACCgacgcatccacaccggggagaggccctacaagtgtggggagtgtgggaagagctttgcccagagctctaccttgaccagacaccaacggTAA